One genomic window of Meles meles chromosome 3, mMelMel3.1 paternal haplotype, whole genome shotgun sequence includes the following:
- the LOC123938464 gene encoding cytochrome c oxidase assembly factor 5-like, producing the protein MPRYYEDKPEGGVGAGVKEDLGACLLQSDCVLKEGKSPRQCLKEGNCKALKYSFFECKRSVLDTRSRFQGRKGY; encoded by the coding sequence ATGCCCCGGTATTACGAGGACAAGCCGGAGGGCGGCGTGGGCGCGGGCGTGAAGGAGGACCTGGGCGCATGTCTGCTGCAGTCGGACTGTGTGCTCAAGGAAGGAAAATCCCCTCGACAGTGTCTGAAGGAAGGAAATTGCAAAGCTCTGAAATACTCATTTTTTGAATGTAAAAGATCAGTGTTGGATACCAGATCCAGATTCCAAGGAAGAAAAGGATATTGA